The following are from one region of the Deltaproteobacteria bacterium genome:
- a CDS encoding long-chain-acyl-CoA synthetase: MTEDTNKHQQDLVTPLQYWGKRLSLLRRLPTIIRTARHIGSIAVDNRESWGGMLEQSAARFPGNAAIKSTDGHYTWKAFNEGANRHAHYFISRGLKKGDTAAVFLENRPELLMVYSAMGKIGVCNAMINTNLRLDALRHCLTLNPAMAFIVGEEVLDAFEAVRADLGVTEGQLYFLRDKGKKGMPAGYTDLAGAVEEMPAVNPETTAGVKPADALAYVFTSGTTGGMPKAAVITHGRLVRSAYYNGKIVLDMRPGDTLYVPLPFFHTNALALSWPAVFLNGSAVALRRKFSVSNFWSDVDAYNATAWCYIGELCRYLMNQPPRADDRDHPLTKIIGNGLRPDIWKAFKTRFGIKKVFEIYGAAESNLYFVNLLNLDCTQGTCSLPYSIVAYDVEADEPVREPDGTMRKVGTGEAGLLLGEISADNPFAGYSSKQATESKIIRDVFTRGDAWFNTGDLVRDIGYGHIQFVDRTGDTFRWKGENVSTTEVEKVAGGFDRIALSAVYGVAMPGGDGKAGMVAVVPEGPAEDFDFKGLAVHFMQALPSYAVPKFLRLNTGLALTPTHKIKKVDLKKEGFDPSVATDPLFVLLPGSDAYTPLTADVFKEIKDGKYKF, translated from the coding sequence ATGACGGAAGATACGAACAAGCACCAGCAGGACCTCGTTACCCCCCTTCAGTATTGGGGCAAGCGGCTGTCCCTGTTGCGGCGGCTGCCGACAATCATCAGAACGGCCAGGCACATCGGTAGCATCGCCGTGGATAACCGGGAATCGTGGGGCGGTATGTTGGAGCAATCCGCCGCCCGTTTCCCCGGCAATGCGGCCATCAAGTCCACCGACGGGCACTACACCTGGAAGGCGTTCAACGAAGGAGCCAACCGCCATGCCCACTATTTCATCTCACGGGGGCTGAAAAAAGGGGACACGGCCGCGGTTTTTCTGGAGAACCGGCCGGAGCTGCTCATGGTTTACAGCGCCATGGGCAAAATTGGCGTGTGCAATGCCATGATCAACACCAACCTGCGCCTGGATGCACTGCGACACTGCCTTACCCTGAATCCGGCTATGGCGTTTATCGTGGGCGAAGAGGTCCTGGACGCTTTCGAGGCGGTCAGGGCCGATCTGGGAGTTACGGAGGGGCAGCTTTATTTCCTGCGGGACAAGGGGAAAAAGGGCATGCCTGCCGGATACACCGACCTTGCCGGGGCAGTGGAGGAAATGCCCGCCGTCAACCCGGAAACCACGGCCGGGGTCAAACCCGCGGATGCCCTGGCCTACGTGTTCACTTCGGGCACCACCGGCGGCATGCCCAAGGCGGCTGTCATCACGCACGGGCGGCTGGTGAGAAGCGCCTATTACAATGGTAAGATCGTCCTCGACATGCGGCCGGGCGACACCCTGTACGTGCCCCTGCCGTTTTTTCACACCAACGCCCTGGCCTTGAGCTGGCCGGCTGTTTTTCTGAACGGTTCGGCCGTGGCCCTGCGCCGCAAGTTCAGCGTCAGCAACTTCTGGAGCGATGTGGACGCGTATAATGCAACGGCATGGTGCTACATCGGTGAGCTGTGCCGCTACCTGATGAACCAGCCGCCCAGGGCGGACGACCGCGACCACCCCCTGACCAAGATCATCGGCAACGGGCTCCGGCCAGACATCTGGAAAGCCTTTAAAACCCGGTTCGGCATCAAAAAGGTCTTCGAAATCTACGGCGCGGCCGAGTCGAACCTTTATTTCGTGAATCTGCTCAACCTCGACTGCACCCAGGGAACTTGCTCGCTTCCCTACAGCATCGTCGCATACGATGTCGAAGCGGATGAACCCGTCAGGGAGCCGGACGGCACCATGCGGAAGGTGGGGACAGGTGAAGCGGGCCTGCTGCTGGGGGAGATATCGGCGGACAATCCTTTTGCCGGCTACTCGAGCAAACAGGCCACGGAATCGAAGATCATCCGGGATGTTTTTACCAGAGGGGATGCCTGGTTCAACACCGGCGATCTGGTTCGGGACATCGGATACGGCCACATCCAGTTCGTGGATCGCACGGGCGACACTTTCCGCTGGAAGGGTGAAAACGTGTCCACCACGGAAGTCGAGAAGGTTGCCGGCGGCTTTGACCGGATCGCGCTTTCAGCCGTCTACGGCGTGGCGATGCCGGGGGGGGACGGAAAGGCGGGCATGGTGGCCGTCGTTCCGGAGGGCCCTGCCGAAGATTTCGATTTCAAGGGGCTGGCAGTCCATTTCATGCAGGCCCTGCCTTCCTACGCCGTGCCCAAATTCTTGCGTTTGAACACCGGGTTGGCCCTGACGCCAACCCACAAGATCAAGAAGGTCGACCTCAAGAAAGAGGGATTCGACCCCTCGGTGGCAACGGATCCGCTGTTTGTCCTGCTGCCGGGGAGTGATGCGTACACGCCGTTGACGGCCGACGTTTTCAAAGAGATTAAGGATGGGAAATATAAATTCTAA
- a CDS encoding PaaI family thioesterase — protein MGLDETISANFKAALLNRLPERMPFWKLLGIEFMDVGKGWARMRLQFAEKLTSSLGIGHGGALFALADSAGSMALVTLMEKGEMVTTIEMKINYIKPFTGGFAVAEATILHCGKKTALGDVEIRDGKGILLAKGSGTFLRRPAATPAA, from the coding sequence ATGGGACTGGATGAAACCATCAGCGCCAATTTCAAGGCGGCGCTGCTCAACCGGCTGCCGGAGCGGATGCCGTTCTGGAAGCTGTTGGGCATCGAGTTCATGGACGTGGGCAAAGGGTGGGCCCGCATGCGCCTGCAGTTTGCCGAAAAGTTGACCAGTTCCCTGGGCATCGGCCACGGTGGAGCCCTGTTCGCGCTGGCGGATTCGGCCGGCAGCATGGCTCTGGTGACCCTGATGGAAAAGGGGGAGATGGTCACGACCATCGAAATGAAAATCAATTACATCAAACCGTTTACGGGCGGGTTCGCCGTGGCTGAAGCCACGATTCTGCACTGCGGAAAAAAGACGGCTTTGGGGGATGTCGAGATCAGGGACGGGAAGGGGATTTTACTGGCCAAAGGGTCGGGCACGTTTTTGCGGCGACCGGCCGCCACTCCAGCTGCATAG
- a CDS encoding nuclear transport factor 2 family protein, protein MKLTKNEIENALRKWNSAWDNYDLDGVMALFHAEVTFENWTGGTVRGKEALRVAWAPWFANNGGFRFIEEETFIDEDAQKVLYRWQLKWPSFEKGQEGRPEKRRGVDVMHFKEGKIIRKLTYSKTTVDIDGKRCALHL, encoded by the coding sequence ATGAAACTGACCAAAAATGAAATCGAAAATGCTTTGAGAAAGTGGAACAGCGCCTGGGACAACTATGATCTCGATGGCGTGATGGCGCTGTTTCACGCCGAGGTTACCTTCGAAAACTGGACCGGCGGAACCGTGCGCGGCAAGGAGGCCCTGCGCGTAGCCTGGGCCCCGTGGTTTGCCAACAACGGTGGTTTCCGCTTCATCGAGGAGGAGACCTTCATCGACGAGGACGCGCAGAAGGTCCTCTACCGGTGGCAGCTAAAATGGCCGTCGTTCGAAAAAGGGCAGGAAGGCCGGCCCGAAAAACGGCGCGGCGTGGATGTCATGCATTTCAAGGAGGGCAAGATCATCCGCAAGTTGACCTATTCGAAAACCACCGTCGATATCGACGGAAAAAGGTGCGCCCTGCATCTATGA
- a CDS encoding amidohydrolase family protein, whose product MSKILVKNGMIVDGKGKEPFYGHLLVENDRIAAVAHAESADAQGLLSSESDQAVDARGLAVSPGFIDCHSHFDWTLPLPNHQDILYPLIEQGVTTVITGNCGFSPAPVSPKSMKALQAYSEFLLEKPLDIQWKNMEGFLDHLDRSEGLLFNNVQLLGHGAVHIAALNDVVRQPDGEEMKRIMALTQEALDQGAFGFSLGLMYPPGLFSPTSDLEKLADIVAGKDRILTVHNRALSRYSGSYPIIPFFGKPHNLRALDEVLSIGIKTGVKIQISHFIFVGRKSWTTVHKALQMIAEAQDKGLRVMMDIYPHFCGNSYLTVFLPAWFTENLEENLENPKAVKRLKRELNMAKFLLGFDLKEIQIMEARYKAGEKYNGLNLVEIAAREQVEPLDAMLKIIKESGGKALQLTWGYSGDDQNEWLIEIMMRHPLCLFETDTLLISKGFPNPCSYGAFPRILGRFVREKKTLSLGKAVAKMSGKTADWFGIRNRGKIEPGCYADLVLFEPDTIADNTTVKNTAQRPGGIQKVMSNGQWVVENGRYVQGVKPGRVLRYSP is encoded by the coding sequence ATGTCAAAAATACTCGTTAAAAACGGCATGATCGTTGACGGTAAAGGAAAAGAGCCGTTTTACGGTCATCTTCTGGTCGAAAACGATCGCATCGCCGCCGTTGCCCACGCCGAATCCGCAGATGCCCAAGGCCTGTTGTCAAGCGAAAGCGATCAGGCGGTTGACGCCCGGGGGCTGGCGGTATCTCCCGGCTTTATCGATTGCCACTCCCACTTTGACTGGACGCTGCCGCTGCCCAATCATCAGGATATTTTATATCCGCTCATCGAGCAGGGCGTTACAACCGTGATCACCGGCAACTGCGGATTTTCACCGGCCCCTGTCAGCCCAAAAAGCATGAAGGCCCTTCAGGCGTATTCCGAGTTCCTGCTGGAAAAACCTCTCGACATCCAGTGGAAAAACATGGAGGGCTTCCTGGACCACCTGGATCGTTCCGAAGGCCTCCTGTTCAATAACGTGCAGCTTTTGGGGCACGGTGCCGTGCACATTGCCGCCTTGAACGATGTCGTCAGGCAACCCGACGGGGAAGAGATGAAGCGGATCATGGCCTTGACGCAAGAAGCCTTGGATCAGGGTGCCTTCGGTTTTTCCCTGGGTCTGATGTACCCGCCCGGATTGTTTTCACCGACGAGCGACCTGGAAAAACTGGCTGATATCGTCGCGGGAAAAGACCGCATACTGACTGTGCACAACCGTGCCCTGTCCCGCTACTCGGGTTCCTATCCCATCATTCCCTTTTTCGGAAAACCGCATAATCTCAGGGCGCTGGACGAGGTTCTTTCCATCGGCATCAAGACCGGCGTCAAAATCCAGATTTCCCATTTTATTTTTGTGGGCCGTAAAAGCTGGACCACGGTGCACAAGGCCCTGCAGATGATTGCAGAGGCGCAGGACAAGGGACTGCGGGTCATGATGGACATTTACCCTCATTTTTGCGGCAATAGTTACCTCACCGTATTTCTGCCTGCCTGGTTCACTGAAAACCTTGAGGAAAATCTGGAAAACCCCAAAGCTGTCAAACGCTTGAAACGCGAGCTCAACATGGCTAAATTTCTGCTGGGGTTCGACCTGAAAGAGATACAAATCATGGAAGCCAGGTACAAAGCCGGTGAAAAGTACAATGGCCTGAACCTGGTTGAAATAGCCGCCAGGGAACAGGTGGAACCCCTCGACGCCATGTTGAAAATCATCAAGGAAAGCGGCGGAAAAGCCCTGCAGCTGACCTGGGGGTACAGCGGCGATGACCAAAACGAATGGTTGATTGAAATAATGATGCGGCATCCTCTCTGCTTGTTTGAAACCGATACCCTGCTCATTTCCAAGGGATTTCCCAATCCCTGCTCCTACGGCGCCTTTCCAAGGATTCTGGGCAGGTTTGTCAGGGAGAAAAAAACGCTGAGCCTCGGCAAAGCCGTCGCCAAAATGAGCGGGAAAACAGCGGACTGGTTCGGTATCAGGAACCGGGGAAAAATCGAACCCGGTTGCTATGCCGACCTGGTCCTGTTTGAACCCGATACAATTGCGGACAACACAACCGTCAAAAATACGGCCCAACGGCCCGGAGGTATCCAAAAGGTGATGTCAAACGGGCAATGGGTTGTAGAAAACGGCCGGTATGTACAAGGGGTCAAACCGGGCCGAGTACTGCGATATTCACCCTGA
- a CDS encoding Lrp/AsnC family transcriptional regulator: MNLQFEKLLDPIGLKILSLLQENARTPVSRIGRKVGLSAPAVSERIKKLEDAGIIRGYHARIAPEAVGRTVAAFINLTTDPRNYKSVKALAAGMDQVTACHHISGEASFIMHVQVEDLPALEAVVARLSPFGKTQTAIVLSTSVDKNAAVPLP; encoded by the coding sequence ATGAACCTTCAATTTGAAAAATTACTGGACCCGATCGGGTTAAAAATTCTTTCCCTCTTGCAGGAAAATGCCAGGACGCCTGTCAGCCGTATCGGCAGAAAGGTGGGATTGTCGGCGCCGGCGGTGTCTGAGCGGATTAAAAAACTGGAGGATGCCGGCATTATCAGGGGCTACCATGCCAGAATCGCGCCCGAGGCAGTCGGCCGGACCGTCGCCGCTTTCATCAACCTGACCACCGATCCCCGAAATTATAAATCGGTAAAGGCCCTGGCAGCCGGGATGGACCAGGTCACCGCCTGCCACCACATAAGCGGTGAGGCTTCTTTCATCATGCATGTTCAAGTGGAAGACCTGCCCGCACTCGAAGCGGTGGTTGCGCGCCTCAGCCCTTTCGGAAAAACGCAAACCGCCATCGTGCTGTCGACATCGGTGGACAAAAATGCGGCGGTGCCGCTGCCGTGA
- a CDS encoding LysE family translocator — translation MLNGFFTGLLLQIAIGPVFFFLLNISLQKTIADGLVAVLAVTIVDYLFITLAVLGVGKLLEKPKIKLAAGITSSFVLVWFGIAMMLSANQDHFHDIANTVVESNVISSFTAAFVLTISSPLTIVFWTSLFAAKAIEKGYTQKQLAGFGFAAGLATLVFLGLSVSLLSSIKASIPAQLLRTANITVGAVLIVYGMLRLSKIVLPLHTSTVDQVYPNADQQEGHDQHR, via the coding sequence ATGCTCAATGGATTTTTTACCGGATTACTGCTTCAAATAGCTATCGGTCCGGTGTTCTTTTTTCTTCTCAATATCTCTCTGCAGAAAACGATTGCGGACGGACTGGTTGCCGTTCTTGCCGTAACAATCGTGGATTATCTGTTCATCACCCTGGCGGTACTGGGTGTTGGAAAATTGTTGGAAAAGCCTAAAATAAAGCTCGCTGCAGGAATCACAAGCTCCTTCGTACTTGTATGGTTCGGCATTGCAATGATGCTATCCGCCAACCAAGACCATTTTCATGATATCGCGAATACGGTCGTTGAATCAAACGTTATTTCAAGCTTTACGGCTGCATTCGTGTTGACAATTTCCAGCCCGCTCACCATCGTTTTCTGGACAAGCCTGTTTGCAGCCAAAGCGATCGAAAAAGGCTATACGCAAAAGCAGCTGGCGGGCTTCGGGTTTGCGGCGGGATTGGCCACACTCGTCTTTCTCGGGCTTTCCGTTTCCCTGCTTTCAAGCATCAAGGCGTCAATACCCGCACAGCTTCTCCGGACAGCCAATATAACCGTGGGCGCGGTGCTGATTGTTTATGGGATGCTGCGGCTATCGAAAATCGTCCTGCCATTGCACACCTCAACGGTTGACCAGGTATATCCCAACGCAGACCAGCAGGAGGGCCACGATCAACACCGGTGA
- a CDS encoding DMT family transporter: MKSAAAGSGPVAKKRTLDAGAIFLLFILCGSWGLNQVAIKVTNQAVAPLLQSGLRSAGASLLILMWMLMRREPLWERDGTLWWGIAAGTLFAMEFLLVYWGLDFTLASRSSIFLYLSPFVVALGAQLFIPGENLSRIQVAGLCTAFLGIVLAFRESMGLPSMQMLIGDSMLVGAAVFWGATTVLIKASPLVKIRPGKVLLYQLVVSAVVLLAASWTRNEPGITTLTPLIVGSLLYQTVWVAFVTYLVWFWLIRTYPPSRLASFTFLTPLMGVLAGGLLLKDPISPVLIVALLLVCVGIYLVNR; this comes from the coding sequence ATGAAATCCGCAGCAGCCGGATCCGGCCCCGTTGCAAAAAAGCGGACCCTGGATGCCGGCGCCATCTTTTTGCTGTTCATTCTCTGCGGCAGCTGGGGCCTGAACCAGGTGGCCATCAAGGTCACCAATCAGGCCGTTGCCCCCCTGTTGCAAAGCGGCCTTCGCTCCGCCGGTGCATCCCTTTTGATCCTCATGTGGATGCTGATGCGCCGGGAACCGCTGTGGGAAAGAGACGGCACCCTGTGGTGGGGGATTGCCGCCGGCACACTCTTTGCCATGGAGTTCCTGCTGGTGTACTGGGGCCTCGACTTTACCCTCGCTTCCCGGTCCAGTATTTTCCTGTACCTATCCCCTTTCGTGGTGGCACTGGGCGCCCAGCTGTTCATTCCCGGCGAAAACCTCAGCAGGATTCAGGTTGCCGGCCTGTGCACTGCCTTCCTTGGCATTGTACTGGCCTTTAGGGAATCCATGGGCCTGCCCTCCATGCAAATGCTCATCGGCGACAGTATGCTGGTGGGGGCGGCTGTTTTCTGGGGAGCCACCACGGTGCTGATCAAAGCATCCCCCCTGGTGAAGATCAGGCCCGGCAAAGTCCTTTTGTACCAGCTGGTCGTGTCTGCGGTTGTGCTGCTGGCCGCCTCCTGGACGAGGAACGAGCCCGGCATCACCACGTTGACGCCCTTGATTGTCGGCTCTCTTTTGTATCAGACCGTCTGGGTGGCCTTTGTCACTTACCTCGTGTGGTTCTGGTTGATTCGCACCTATCCGCCGTCGCGTCTGGCTTCCTTCACCTTCCTGACACCGCTCATGGGGGTCCTTGCCGGCGGCCTGCTCTTGAAAGATCCGATTTCACCGGTGTTGATCGTGGCCCTCCTGCTGGTCTGCGTTGGGATATACCTGGTCAACCGTTGA
- a CDS encoding TIGR01777 family oxidoreductase, with product MIFKKRSQIDAPAEEVFKWHERPGALERLSPPWDPLEVISKGPGIDTGTRVEMKLKAGPLPLKIRWVAEHTHYEKNRMFRDRQARGPFKKWEHTHTFLPGKDGSSLMEDRVDFALPLSPFGNLFGGSAVRKKLARIFRYRHATTAEDLVSHLARPDQKPLHILLSGASGLVGSSLVPFFTTGGHRITRLVRHQPRPNTDERFWDPRSRVIDIDAESDFDVVIHLSGENIGQGRWTPEKKKRIVESRNATTALIAESVASLRKPPGAFLCASAIGYYGDRGNDVMTEANECGADFISGVCDDWEQAAFPALAKGIRTVFLRIGVVLTPMGGALKRLLPAFKMGLGGKVGTGRQYMSWIGMDDLIGTVYQAINDDTLSGPVNLVAPNPVTNLELTRTLGRVLSRPAFFSIPAWLIKLVFGEMGKEVLLSSTRVEPEKILATGYRFRHPELEGALRHLLGK from the coding sequence ATGATCTTTAAAAAACGAAGCCAAATAGATGCCCCGGCCGAGGAAGTGTTCAAGTGGCACGAACGACCCGGCGCCCTGGAACGGCTAAGCCCGCCATGGGACCCCCTAGAAGTCATATCCAAGGGCCCGGGCATCGATACGGGTACGCGTGTGGAAATGAAGCTCAAAGCGGGCCCGCTGCCGCTGAAAATAAGGTGGGTTGCAGAACACACGCATTATGAAAAAAACCGCATGTTCCGAGACAGGCAGGCCAGGGGCCCCTTTAAAAAATGGGAGCACACCCACACCTTCCTGCCCGGAAAAGACGGCAGTTCCCTGATGGAAGACCGTGTCGATTTCGCCTTGCCGCTGTCCCCTTTTGGAAACCTTTTCGGCGGTAGCGCCGTCCGCAAAAAGCTGGCGCGTATTTTCCGTTATCGCCACGCAACGACTGCGGAGGATCTGGTGAGCCACCTCGCCAGACCTGATCAAAAGCCCCTGCACATCCTTCTGTCAGGTGCCAGCGGCCTGGTCGGCTCATCCCTGGTCCCTTTTTTCACCACGGGCGGCCACCGCATCACCCGCCTGGTGCGCCATCAACCGCGTCCGAACACGGATGAACGCTTCTGGGACCCCCGCAGCCGGGTGATTGACATCGACGCTGAGAGCGATTTCGACGTGGTGATCCATCTCTCCGGGGAAAACATCGGACAGGGAAGATGGACCCCCGAAAAAAAGAAGCGCATCGTCGAAAGCCGCAACGCCACCACCGCGCTGATCGCGGAAAGCGTAGCCAGCCTTCGAAAGCCCCCCGGCGCTTTTTTATGCGCCTCGGCCATCGGCTATTACGGGGACAGGGGCAACGACGTCATGACCGAAGCCAACGAGTGCGGCGCCGATTTCATATCCGGCGTGTGCGACGATTGGGAGCAGGCCGCCTTCCCGGCCCTTGCGAAAGGAATTCGCACCGTCTTTCTGCGCATCGGCGTTGTGTTGACCCCCATGGGCGGCGCTCTCAAGCGTCTTTTGCCCGCCTTCAAAATGGGCCTGGGGGGCAAGGTGGGGACAGGGAGGCAGTACATGAGCTGGATCGGCATGGATGACCTGATCGGGACCGTTTACCAAGCCATCAACGACGACACGCTTTCAGGACCCGTCAATCTTGTGGCCCCGAACCCGGTAACCAATCTGGAACTGACCCGCACCCTGGGCAGGGTCCTCTCACGGCCCGCCTTTTTCAGCATCCCGGCCTGGCTGATCAAGCTGGTTTTTGGGGAGATGGGCAAGGAGGTCCTTTTGTCCAGCACCAGGGTCGAGCCCGAAAAAATACTGGCAACCGGGTATCGATTCCGGCACCCGGAACTGGAGGGAGCGCTGCGGCATCTGCTCGGCAAATAA
- a CDS encoding ferritin family protein: protein MNFNSVEEIVEYALDKEKEAVEFYTELSQNETFKAAKETFLQFAEEEKKHVRLLENFGNDKVKIGEYKFEWIPDMKRSDYMVDVEYEPGMHYTDILRLAMKREEKSLKLYNELSEKADSDDFVNMFKMLCQEEAKHKQILETIYDDFMAEQGD from the coding sequence ATGAATTTCAATTCTGTGGAAGAGATCGTCGAGTATGCTCTGGACAAAGAAAAAGAGGCTGTTGAATTCTACACGGAACTCAGCCAGAACGAAACCTTCAAGGCCGCTAAAGAAACCTTCCTGCAATTTGCCGAAGAGGAGAAAAAGCATGTCCGGCTGCTGGAGAACTTCGGTAACGACAAGGTGAAAATCGGAGAATACAAATTTGAGTGGATCCCCGATATGAAACGCAGCGACTACATGGTGGATGTCGAGTATGAACCGGGAATGCACTACACTGATATTTTGCGGCTGGCCATGAAGCGTGAAGAAAAGTCCCTGAAACTTTACAACGAACTGTCTGAAAAGGCGGACAGTGACGATTTCGTAAACATGTTCAAGATGCTCTGCCAGGAGGAGGCCAAGCACAAACAGATCCTGGAGACCATTTACGACGATTTCATGGCCGAGCAGGGCGACTAA
- a CDS encoding acyl-CoA thioesterase, translated as MEAKTVKNSSVIMRHIVSQHDANLAGIMHGGVVMKHIDDVAGVVAIRHTGTNVVTASIDRLDFHHPVFIGNILTVKASINMVGKTSMEIGARVEAEDIITRTVRHTASAYLTFVALDENNRPAPVPPIEILTKDEKRRNREAINRRQVRLAEKTKEKQCREDSANC; from the coding sequence ATGGAAGCGAAAACAGTTAAAAACAGCAGCGTCATCATGCGGCACATCGTGTCCCAGCATGACGCCAACCTCGCCGGTATCATGCACGGAGGCGTTGTCATGAAGCACATTGACGACGTCGCTGGTGTCGTGGCCATCAGGCATACCGGCACCAACGTGGTGACGGCGTCCATCGACCGCCTCGATTTCCACCACCCGGTGTTCATCGGCAATATCTTGACCGTCAAGGCCAGCATCAACATGGTAGGCAAAACCTCCATGGAAATCGGCGCTAGGGTGGAAGCCGAGGATATCATCACTCGGACGGTCCGGCACACGGCATCGGCCTATCTCACCTTTGTCGCCCTGGATGAAAACAACCGGCCGGCACCGGTTCCGCCGATTGAGATACTCACCAAGGACGAAAAGAGACGCAACAGGGAAGCCATTAACAGACGCCAGGTGCGCCTGGCTGAAAAGACCAAGGAGAAACAGTGCCGCGAAGACAGTGCCAACTGTTAA
- a CDS encoding FAD-dependent oxidoreductase has translation MDMANNDPGAFDNAEMERAQIEQAQIEKAQREIARLFKDIKEEIPIYLFAQPGVNDVFTDAARQAIRFFRQMTDKITMREYDLGHELARKWDIQGSPTILLAPEKYNLKWLGAPLGEEGRIFLEALLLIGTGESNLNPQALQVLQRIDQPRNVKVFVSASCPYCPQQALNTLKAAIEKPGQISLEIIDIQANPELANQYSAQSVPQTYANDVLIAQGAQSEELFVASLDKMEQQTVFIPESQEKEIQTDLVVIGGGPAGLSAGIYAARSGLKTVVVEKGVLGGQIALTPVVENYPGLKQVGGKTLVDIMVTHALEYVRIFPGEEVVDIQPGEPVTVQTSRRKFLTRSVLMTMGASHRHLGVPGEQRLGGHGVSYCATCDGQLFKGRKVIIIGGGNSAATEALYLKNVGVEVTMVHRKDTLKAQEVLIQNLVQNNIPILFNTEVVGINGSHNVESVVLKNNRTGEESTLEVNGVFMAIGYDPSNSLAEKLGIRLSEEGYIQHDNYRTNIPGIYAAGDVAGGFKQIVTAAGQGAEAATVIFEDLIDPYWK, from the coding sequence ATGGATATGGCAAACAATGACCCGGGAGCGTTTGACAACGCCGAAATGGAACGGGCTCAAATCGAACAGGCTCAAATCGAAAAAGCGCAGCGGGAAATAGCGCGCCTTTTCAAGGACATAAAGGAAGAAATTCCCATTTATCTTTTCGCCCAGCCCGGCGTAAACGATGTTTTTACCGATGCCGCCCGGCAGGCCATCCGCTTCTTCCGCCAGATGACCGACAAAATAACCATGCGGGAATATGATCTCGGCCATGAGCTGGCCCGTAAATGGGACATACAGGGTTCACCGACCATTCTCCTGGCGCCCGAAAAATACAATCTGAAATGGCTGGGAGCCCCCCTTGGAGAGGAGGGGCGCATATTCCTGGAGGCTCTTTTGCTGATCGGCACGGGGGAAAGCAATCTGAATCCCCAGGCACTGCAGGTCCTCCAAAGAATCGACCAACCCCGAAACGTCAAAGTGTTTGTCAGTGCCTCCTGTCCCTACTGCCCGCAACAGGCCTTGAACACCCTCAAAGCCGCCATCGAAAAACCTGGGCAGATATCCCTGGAAATCATCGACATCCAGGCCAACCCGGAACTGGCGAACCAGTACTCGGCACAATCCGTACCTCAGACCTATGCCAACGATGTGCTCATCGCCCAGGGCGCCCAATCGGAGGAGCTGTTCGTAGCCTCGCTTGACAAAATGGAGCAGCAAACCGTTTTTATTCCCGAAAGCCAGGAAAAGGAGATCCAAACCGACCTGGTCGTCATCGGCGGGGGACCGGCCGGCCTGAGCGCCGGCATCTATGCCGCCCGCAGCGGGTTGAAGACGGTCGTGGTGGAAAAAGGCGTTTTGGGAGGTCAGATTGCCCTGACCCCGGTGGTTGAAAATTACCCGGGCCTGAAGCAGGTAGGCGGTAAAACCCTGGTGGACATCATGGTCACCCATGCCTTGGAATATGTCCGCATCTTTCCCGGCGAGGAAGTGGTGGACATTCAGCCCGGTGAACCGGTTACGGTTCAGACCAGCCGTCGCAAGTTCCTCACCCGTTCCGTGTTGATGACCATGGGGGCGAGCCACCGCCACCTGGGTGTCCCCGGTGAACAGCGGCTGGGGGGCCACGGTGTCAGCTACTGCGCCACCTGCGACGGTCAGCTTTTCAAAGGGCGCAAGGTCATCATTATTGGCGGCGGCAACAGTGCCGCCACGGAAGCCCTCTACCTCAAGAATGTGGGTGTGGAGGTCACCATGGTCCACCGCAAAGACACGCTCAAAGCCCAGGAAGTACTGATCCAGAACCTCGTTCAAAACAACATCCCCATTCTTTTCAATACCGAGGTGGTGGGAATCAACGGAAGCCACAACGTTGAATCGGTCGTGCTCAAAAACAACCGGACCGGGGAGGAGTCAACGCTTGAGGTCAACGGCGTGTTCATGGCTATTGGCTATGATCCCTCCAACAGTCTGGCCGAAAAGCTCGGCATCCGACTCAGTGAAGAGGGGTACATCCAGCATGACAACTACCGCACCAACATTCCCGGCATATACGCGGCCGGAGACGTTGCCGGCGGATTCAAGCAGATCGTCACCGCCGCAGGCCAGGGGGCGGAAGCCGCCACCGTCATATTCGAAGATCTGATCGACCCCTACTGGAAATAA